A single genomic interval of Numenius arquata chromosome 14, bNumArq3.hap1.1, whole genome shotgun sequence harbors:
- the COPS3 gene encoding COP9 signalosome complex subunit 3 isoform X2 — MTQLCELINKSGELLAKNLSHLDTVLGALDVQEHSLGVLAVLFVKFSMPSIPDFETLFSQVQLFISTCNGEHIRYATDTFAGLCHQLTNALVERKQPLRGISILRQAIDKMQMNTNQLTSIHADLCQLCLLAKCFKPALPYLDVDMMDICKENGAYDAKHFLCYYYYGGMIYTGLKNFERALYFYEQAITTPAMAVSHIMLESYKKYILVSLILLGKVQQLPKYTSQIVGRFIKPLSNAYHELAQVYSTNKPSELRNLVNKHSETFTRDNNMGLVKQCLSSLYKKNIQRLTKTFLTLSLQDMASRVQLSGPQEAEKYVLHMIEDGEIFASINQKDGMVCFHDNPEKYNNPAMLHNIDQEMLKCIELDERLKAMDQEITVNPQFVQKSMGSQEDDSGTKPSSYS, encoded by the exons ATGACCCAGCTTTGTGAACTGATCAATAAAAGCGGAGAACTGCTAGCAAAAAATCTTTCCCATCTGGATACAGTGCTTGGTGCCCTGGATGTGCAGGAACACTCGTTAGGCGTTCTTGCCGTCTT GTTTGTGAAGTTTTCTATGCCCAGCATCCCTGACTTCGAAACGTTATTCTCACAGGTGCAGCTTTTTATCAGCACTTGTAATGGAGAACACATTAGATATGCAACAGACACTT TTGCTGGCCTGTGCCACCAGTTAACAAATGCCCTTGTGGAGAGAAAACAG CCCCTGCGAGGAATTAGCATTCTCAGACAAGCCATAGACAAGATGCAGATGAACACAAACCAGCTGACCTCAATACACGCAGATCTCTGCCAG CTCTGTTTGTTAGCAAAATGCTTTAAACCTGCCCTCCCGTATCTAGATGTGGACATGATGGATATTTGTAAAGAGAATGGGGCATATGATGCGAAGCACTTTTTATGTTACTACTACTATGGTGGGATGATATACACTGGGCTAAAGAACTTTGAAAGAGCACTCTACTTTTATGAACAG GCAATAACTACTCCAGCCATGGCAGTCAGTCATATTATGTTGGAATCATATAAAAAGTATATCCTAGTTTCTTTGATACTACTTGGCAAAGTTCAGCAGCTACCAAAATACACTTCCCAGATAGTTGGTAGATTCATTAAG CCCCTTAGCAATGCTTACCATGAATTAGCGCAAGTTTATTCAACCAATAAACCCTCGGAGCTTCGAAATCTGGTGAACAAACACAGTGAAACATTCACAAGGGATAACAATATGGGGCTGGTTAAGCAATGCTTGTCATCTCTCTACAAAAAGAATATTCAGAGGCTAACCAAG acatttttaaCATTGTCATTACAAGACATGGCAAGTCGGGTGCAGTTGTCAGGGCcccaagaagcagaaaaatacgTCCTCCACATG ATAGAAGATGGTGAAATCTTTGCAAGTATTAATCAGAAGGATGGTATGGTCTGTTTCCATGATAATCCTGAAAAATATAACAATCCAGCTATGCTTCATAACATCGATCAGGAG atgcTGAAATGTATAGAGCTTGATGAACGACTGAAAGCCATGGATCAAGAGATCACTGTGAACCCTCAGTTTGTGCAGAAG AGTATGGGCTCTCAAGAAGATGACTCAGGGACCAAACCATCCAGTTATTCCTGA
- the COPS3 gene encoding COP9 signalosome complex subunit 3 isoform X1 has protein sequence MASALEQFVNSVRQLSAQGQMTQLCELINKSGELLAKNLSHLDTVLGALDVQEHSLGVLAVLFVKFSMPSIPDFETLFSQVQLFISTCNGEHIRYATDTFAGLCHQLTNALVERKQPLRGISILRQAIDKMQMNTNQLTSIHADLCQLCLLAKCFKPALPYLDVDMMDICKENGAYDAKHFLCYYYYGGMIYTGLKNFERALYFYEQAITTPAMAVSHIMLESYKKYILVSLILLGKVQQLPKYTSQIVGRFIKPLSNAYHELAQVYSTNKPSELRNLVNKHSETFTRDNNMGLVKQCLSSLYKKNIQRLTKTFLTLSLQDMASRVQLSGPQEAEKYVLHMIEDGEIFASINQKDGMVCFHDNPEKYNNPAMLHNIDQEMLKCIELDERLKAMDQEITVNPQFVQKSMGSQEDDSGTKPSSYS, from the exons ATGGCGTCGGCCCTGGAGCAGTTCGTCAACAGCGTCCGGCAGCTCTCGGCCCAAG ggcAAATGACCCAGCTTTGTGAACTGATCAATAAAAGCGGAGAACTGCTAGCAAAAAATCTTTCCCATCTGGATACAGTGCTTGGTGCCCTGGATGTGCAGGAACACTCGTTAGGCGTTCTTGCCGTCTT GTTTGTGAAGTTTTCTATGCCCAGCATCCCTGACTTCGAAACGTTATTCTCACAGGTGCAGCTTTTTATCAGCACTTGTAATGGAGAACACATTAGATATGCAACAGACACTT TTGCTGGCCTGTGCCACCAGTTAACAAATGCCCTTGTGGAGAGAAAACAG CCCCTGCGAGGAATTAGCATTCTCAGACAAGCCATAGACAAGATGCAGATGAACACAAACCAGCTGACCTCAATACACGCAGATCTCTGCCAG CTCTGTTTGTTAGCAAAATGCTTTAAACCTGCCCTCCCGTATCTAGATGTGGACATGATGGATATTTGTAAAGAGAATGGGGCATATGATGCGAAGCACTTTTTATGTTACTACTACTATGGTGGGATGATATACACTGGGCTAAAGAACTTTGAAAGAGCACTCTACTTTTATGAACAG GCAATAACTACTCCAGCCATGGCAGTCAGTCATATTATGTTGGAATCATATAAAAAGTATATCCTAGTTTCTTTGATACTACTTGGCAAAGTTCAGCAGCTACCAAAATACACTTCCCAGATAGTTGGTAGATTCATTAAG CCCCTTAGCAATGCTTACCATGAATTAGCGCAAGTTTATTCAACCAATAAACCCTCGGAGCTTCGAAATCTGGTGAACAAACACAGTGAAACATTCACAAGGGATAACAATATGGGGCTGGTTAAGCAATGCTTGTCATCTCTCTACAAAAAGAATATTCAGAGGCTAACCAAG acatttttaaCATTGTCATTACAAGACATGGCAAGTCGGGTGCAGTTGTCAGGGCcccaagaagcagaaaaatacgTCCTCCACATG ATAGAAGATGGTGAAATCTTTGCAAGTATTAATCAGAAGGATGGTATGGTCTGTTTCCATGATAATCCTGAAAAATATAACAATCCAGCTATGCTTCATAACATCGATCAGGAG atgcTGAAATGTATAGAGCTTGATGAACGACTGAAAGCCATGGATCAAGAGATCACTGTGAACCCTCAGTTTGTGCAGAAG AGTATGGGCTCTCAAGAAGATGACTCAGGGACCAAACCATCCAGTTATTCCTGA
- the COPS3 gene encoding COP9 signalosome complex subunit 3 isoform X3 → MASALEQFVNSVRQLSAQGQMTQLCELINKSGELLAKNLSHLDTVLGALDVQEHSLGVLAVLFVKFSMPSIPDFETLFSQVQLFISTCNGEHIRYATDTFAGLCHQLTNALVERKQPLRGISILRQAIDKMQMNTNQLTSIHADLCQLCLLAKCFKPALPYLDVDMMDICKENGAYDAKHFLCYYYYGGMIYTGLKNFERALYFYEQAITTPAMAVSHIMLESYKKYILVSLILLGKVQQLPKYTSQIVGRFIKTFLTLSLQDMASRVQLSGPQEAEKYVLHMIEDGEIFASINQKDGMVCFHDNPEKYNNPAMLHNIDQEMLKCIELDERLKAMDQEITVNPQFVQKSMGSQEDDSGTKPSSYS, encoded by the exons ATGGCGTCGGCCCTGGAGCAGTTCGTCAACAGCGTCCGGCAGCTCTCGGCCCAAG ggcAAATGACCCAGCTTTGTGAACTGATCAATAAAAGCGGAGAACTGCTAGCAAAAAATCTTTCCCATCTGGATACAGTGCTTGGTGCCCTGGATGTGCAGGAACACTCGTTAGGCGTTCTTGCCGTCTT GTTTGTGAAGTTTTCTATGCCCAGCATCCCTGACTTCGAAACGTTATTCTCACAGGTGCAGCTTTTTATCAGCACTTGTAATGGAGAACACATTAGATATGCAACAGACACTT TTGCTGGCCTGTGCCACCAGTTAACAAATGCCCTTGTGGAGAGAAAACAG CCCCTGCGAGGAATTAGCATTCTCAGACAAGCCATAGACAAGATGCAGATGAACACAAACCAGCTGACCTCAATACACGCAGATCTCTGCCAG CTCTGTTTGTTAGCAAAATGCTTTAAACCTGCCCTCCCGTATCTAGATGTGGACATGATGGATATTTGTAAAGAGAATGGGGCATATGATGCGAAGCACTTTTTATGTTACTACTACTATGGTGGGATGATATACACTGGGCTAAAGAACTTTGAAAGAGCACTCTACTTTTATGAACAG GCAATAACTACTCCAGCCATGGCAGTCAGTCATATTATGTTGGAATCATATAAAAAGTATATCCTAGTTTCTTTGATACTACTTGGCAAAGTTCAGCAGCTACCAAAATACACTTCCCAGATAGTTGGTAGATTCATTAAG acatttttaaCATTGTCATTACAAGACATGGCAAGTCGGGTGCAGTTGTCAGGGCcccaagaagcagaaaaatacgTCCTCCACATG ATAGAAGATGGTGAAATCTTTGCAAGTATTAATCAGAAGGATGGTATGGTCTGTTTCCATGATAATCCTGAAAAATATAACAATCCAGCTATGCTTCATAACATCGATCAGGAG atgcTGAAATGTATAGAGCTTGATGAACGACTGAAAGCCATGGATCAAGAGATCACTGTGAACCCTCAGTTTGTGCAGAAG AGTATGGGCTCTCAAGAAGATGACTCAGGGACCAAACCATCCAGTTATTCCTGA
- the COPS3 gene encoding COP9 signalosome complex subunit 3 isoform X4 yields MENTLDMQQTLPLRGISILRQAIDKMQMNTNQLTSIHADLCQLCLLAKCFKPALPYLDVDMMDICKENGAYDAKHFLCYYYYGGMIYTGLKNFERALYFYEQAITTPAMAVSHIMLESYKKYILVSLILLGKVQQLPKYTSQIVGRFIKPLSNAYHELAQVYSTNKPSELRNLVNKHSETFTRDNNMGLVKQCLSSLYKKNIQRLTKTFLTLSLQDMASRVQLSGPQEAEKYVLHMIEDGEIFASINQKDGMVCFHDNPEKYNNPAMLHNIDQEMLKCIELDERLKAMDQEITVNPQFVQKSMGSQEDDSGTKPSSYS; encoded by the exons ATGGAGAACACATTAGATATGCAACAGACACTT CCCCTGCGAGGAATTAGCATTCTCAGACAAGCCATAGACAAGATGCAGATGAACACAAACCAGCTGACCTCAATACACGCAGATCTCTGCCAG CTCTGTTTGTTAGCAAAATGCTTTAAACCTGCCCTCCCGTATCTAGATGTGGACATGATGGATATTTGTAAAGAGAATGGGGCATATGATGCGAAGCACTTTTTATGTTACTACTACTATGGTGGGATGATATACACTGGGCTAAAGAACTTTGAAAGAGCACTCTACTTTTATGAACAG GCAATAACTACTCCAGCCATGGCAGTCAGTCATATTATGTTGGAATCATATAAAAAGTATATCCTAGTTTCTTTGATACTACTTGGCAAAGTTCAGCAGCTACCAAAATACACTTCCCAGATAGTTGGTAGATTCATTAAG CCCCTTAGCAATGCTTACCATGAATTAGCGCAAGTTTATTCAACCAATAAACCCTCGGAGCTTCGAAATCTGGTGAACAAACACAGTGAAACATTCACAAGGGATAACAATATGGGGCTGGTTAAGCAATGCTTGTCATCTCTCTACAAAAAGAATATTCAGAGGCTAACCAAG acatttttaaCATTGTCATTACAAGACATGGCAAGTCGGGTGCAGTTGTCAGGGCcccaagaagcagaaaaatacgTCCTCCACATG ATAGAAGATGGTGAAATCTTTGCAAGTATTAATCAGAAGGATGGTATGGTCTGTTTCCATGATAATCCTGAAAAATATAACAATCCAGCTATGCTTCATAACATCGATCAGGAG atgcTGAAATGTATAGAGCTTGATGAACGACTGAAAGCCATGGATCAAGAGATCACTGTGAACCCTCAGTTTGTGCAGAAG AGTATGGGCTCTCAAGAAGATGACTCAGGGACCAAACCATCCAGTTATTCCTGA